One Hypomesus transpacificus isolate Combined female chromosome 16, fHypTra1, whole genome shotgun sequence genomic window carries:
- the lhx4 gene encoding LIM/homeobox protein Lhx4 gives MMQSAAVLPAENPVKGLPEILGVPMQQIPQCAGCSQHILDKFILKVLDRHWHSKCLKCADCQTPLADKCFSRAGNVYCKEDFFKRFGTKCASCQQGIPPTQVVRKAQDFVYHLHCFSCVMCSRQLATGDEFYLMEDGRLVCKEDYETAKQNDDSEAGAKRPRTTITAKQLETLKSAYKNSPKPARHVREQLSSETGLDMRVVQVWFQNRRAKEKRLKKDAGRHRWGQFYKSVKRNRGSTKAEKESSADDAGLSDSELSFREDQILSDLGHTNGLYGSVGDVANGGMLNGGFSLDAAGQPYHDMRAGSPYGLPQSPSSITSLSGHTPLLNNLGFSMDSLVGPGGPGNPGGPGGVGQALRAMAGGPNSDLSTGSSTGYPDFPTSPASWLDEMDHSQF, from the exons ATGATGCAAAGTGCGGCGGTTCTACCAGCAGAGAATCCAGTGAAGGGTTTACCGGAGATACTCGGTGTGCCAATGCAAC AGATCCCTCAGTGTGCGGGCTGCAGCCAACACATCCTGGATAAGTTCATCCTCAAGGTGCTGGACCGACACTGGCACTCCAAGTGTCTCAAGTGCGCCGACTGCCAAACGCCGCTGGCGGACAAGTGTTTCTCGCGGGCGGGGAATGTATACTGCAAGGAGGACTTCTTCAA GCGTTTTGGGACAAAGTGTGCCTCGTGCCAGCAGGGGATCCCTCCGACGCAAGTGGTGCGAAAGGCGCAGGACTTTGTGTACCACCTGCACTGCTTCTCCTGCGTCATGTGCAGTCGGCAGCTTGCCACCGGGGATGAGTTTTACCTCATGGAAGACGGCCGGCTCGTCTGCAAGGAGGACTACGAGACCGCTAAACAAAATG atgATTCCGAGGCTGGAGCCAAGCGTCCTCGCACGACCATCACCGCTAAGCAGCTGGAGACCCTAAAGAGCGCGTACAAGAACTCTCCCAAGCCGGCACGCCACGTCCGTGAGCAGTTGTCCTCAGAGACCGGCCTGGACATGAGGGTGGTACAG gtgTGGTTCCAGAACCGCAGGGCGAAGGAGAAGCGCTTGAAGAAAGATGCTGGTCGGCACCGCTGGGGGCAGTTTTACAAGAGCGTCAAGAGGAACCGGGGTTCTACCAAAGCCGAAAAGGAGAGCTCAGCGGACGACGCGGGCCTCAGCGACAGCGAGCTCAGCTTCAGGG AGGACCAGATCCTGTCTGACCTGGGTCATACCAACGGGCTTTACGGGAGCGTGGGCGACGTGGCCAACGGAGGCATGCTGAATGGAGGCTTCTCATTGGACGCCGCTGGACAGCCCTATCACGACATGAGGGCGGGCAGTCCTTACGGCCTCCCCCAATCAccttcctccatcacctccctgTCCGGCCACACTCCCCTGCTCAACAACCTGGGCTTCTCCATGGACAGTCTGGTGGGGCCTGGGGGGCCGGGGAAcccgggggggccagggggtgtGGGGCAGGCCCTAAGGGCCATGGCTGGGGGGCCAAACTCTGACCTCTCCACAGGAAGCAGCACAGGCTACCCAGACTTCCCAACTAGCCCTGCCTCCTGGCTGGACGAGATGGACCATTCCCAGTTCTGA